A single SAR202 cluster bacterium DNA region contains:
- a CDS encoding 6,7-dimethyl-8-ribityllumazine synthase gives MTTELQGSLQGNGLKIGIVVARFNDFITSKLLDGAKAGLTRHGASLDDVTVAWVPGSFELPVVAKKMAGSGKYDAVICLGAVIKGETSHFDYVAGEAAKGIASAGVSTGVPVIFGVLTTDTVDQAINRAGGKSGNNGYSAALAAIEMANLMKALG, from the coding sequence GTGACAACTGAATTGCAGGGGAGCCTCCAGGGAAACGGCCTCAAAATCGGCATCGTCGTCGCCCGGTTCAACGACTTCATCACGTCGAAGCTCCTGGACGGTGCAAAAGCAGGCCTCACGCGCCACGGCGCCAGCCTGGACGACGTAACCGTTGCCTGGGTGCCCGGCTCATTCGAGCTTCCCGTCGTCGCCAAGAAGATGGCCGGCTCCGGCAAGTACGACGCCGTCATTTGCCTTGGCGCCGTCATCAAGGGCGAGACGAGCCACTTCGATTATGTCGCCGGAGAGGCCGCGAAGGGAATTGCCTCCGCCGGCGTCTCCACCGGCGTCCCGGTTATATTCGGCGTCCTGACAACCGACACCGTGGACCAGGCCATAAACCGGGCCGGCGGGAAGAGCGGGAATAACGGCTACAGCGCAGCGCTTGCTGCAATTGAGATGGCGAACCTGATGAAGGCGCTGGGGTAG
- the meaB gene encoding methylmalonyl Co-A mutase-associated GTPase MeaB, whose amino-acid sequence MRPDLVQRMLTGDRAALARLFTLIERRPDEVPALMQAVHERTGRAYTVGITGPPGAGKSTLTDSLIEGARKDGQTVGVIAVDPSSPFGGGALLGDRVRMSRHYLDDRVFIRSLATHGAHGGLSRATRAGLRLLDAFGAGLIVVESVGVGQTDLDIRNVADTVVVVLVPEAGDAIQALKAGIMEIADIYVVNKADREGAGQLAAAIKAETRLGRAPGWWTPPIILTQAHTGQGVQELRDAVEEHRRESERTGNLARRRESRSVQEFKDALRDAIEARLTEITAGAVGGAMGLDEIASGAVDPYSAARAAMERWARGLTQLDSE is encoded by the coding sequence GTGCGGCCGGACCTGGTCCAGCGGATGCTGACCGGCGACCGCGCGGCCCTCGCGCGGCTGTTCACCCTCATCGAGCGCCGCCCGGACGAAGTCCCGGCCCTGATGCAGGCGGTCCACGAACGGACCGGCCGCGCCTACACCGTCGGCATCACCGGCCCTCCGGGCGCGGGGAAAAGCACTCTCACCGACTCTCTCATCGAAGGTGCGCGCAAGGACGGGCAGACCGTCGGCGTCATCGCTGTGGACCCCAGTAGCCCATTCGGCGGAGGCGCGCTCCTCGGTGACCGCGTCCGCATGTCACGCCACTACCTGGACGATCGCGTCTTCATCCGCAGCCTGGCGACCCACGGCGCCCACGGCGGTCTCTCGCGCGCCACCCGCGCGGGACTGCGGCTCCTGGACGCGTTTGGAGCAGGACTGATCGTCGTCGAATCGGTCGGGGTCGGCCAGACGGACCTTGACATCCGCAACGTCGCCGATACAGTTGTGGTGGTGCTTGTGCCTGAGGCAGGCGACGCTATCCAGGCCCTCAAGGCCGGCATCATGGAGATTGCGGACATCTACGTGGTCAACAAGGCGGACCGGGAGGGAGCGGGGCAGCTTGCTGCTGCGATCAAGGCGGAGACGCGTCTCGGCCGGGCGCCGGGATGGTGGACTCCGCCGATCATCCTTACACAGGCCCACACGGGGCAGGGCGTTCAGGAGCTGAGGGACGCCGTAGAGGAGCACCGCCGAGAGTCCGAGCGGACAGGCAACCTCGCCCGTCGCAGGGAATCGCGCAGCGTCCAGGAGTTCAAGGACGCTCTTCGGGACGCCATAGAAGCAAGGTTGACTGAGATTACGGCAGGAGCAGTAGGCGGGGCCATGGGACTTGACGAGATTGCGTCCGGCGCAGTGGACCCGTATTCGGCGGCCAGGGCAGCTATGGAGAGGTGGGCCAGAGGGCTCACACAGCTTGATTCAGAATAG
- a CDS encoding HAMP domain-containing protein yields the protein MLTTAMIVIITTLMAITTFLDVRRHTEDFARQQVAAGHGITDVVGKIAAIPLVFMNPEAIKGLTDFISSLPGIEAMTIFGPDGRVLSAGPQPDDTVNTVPVDQVQRAITRSEVFSHREGDTFYFVAPIKSQDQTIGGIEIGFSTADLDAEIAAIKRDAVVQSLVLIAIGSGISFLFAKYFEAPIKRLAMDTRQVSEGSFNIPPRTRRNDEIGDLAAAFDVMAATISANTAKLEDRNREVNDVNARLLAQIEERRQIEDELRRSRERVVEVSEALRRDIASHVHGSVQNRLILLMHRLSELGQAGSREDVDAGLRELKSSLSDVIENEVREVSRQLYPSILRRGLTPALLSLADHAQLAIAVDVEIDPVIKQRERQDSSYIPEKVRLAAFRIAEEALSNTIKHAEAKQVWLGLALAPDDVLVLTIRDDGKGFQPGAGDSGAGMGIMNDYAQVAGGECRTESAGGAGTRVEARLPISGIPASSDDRKLTVGTVN from the coding sequence GTGCTTACCACGGCAATGATCGTCATCATCACCACGTTGATGGCCATCACGACCTTCCTGGACGTTCGCCGTCACACAGAGGACTTCGCAAGGCAGCAGGTGGCGGCCGGCCACGGCATTACCGATGTGGTCGGCAAGATCGCTGCAATACCGCTGGTCTTCATGAACCCGGAAGCGATCAAGGGACTGACTGACTTCATCAGCAGCCTACCGGGCATTGAGGCAATGACCATATTCGGCCCGGATGGCAGAGTGCTCTCCGCCGGCCCCCAACCTGACGACACGGTTAACACGGTGCCGGTTGACCAGGTACAGCGAGCAATCACGCGCTCCGAAGTCTTCAGCCACAGGGAAGGGGACACCTTCTACTTCGTCGCCCCAATCAAGTCCCAGGACCAGACGATCGGCGGTATCGAGATTGGGTTCTCCACCGCCGACCTCGACGCCGAGATAGCGGCCATCAAGCGCGATGCGGTGGTGCAGTCCCTGGTCCTCATCGCCATCGGGTCAGGTATTTCCTTCCTTTTTGCCAAATACTTCGAGGCCCCGATCAAACGCCTCGCCATGGATACGAGACAGGTCTCCGAGGGCAGCTTCAACATTCCCCCTCGAACGCGACGCAATGACGAGATAGGCGACCTGGCGGCCGCGTTTGACGTCATGGCGGCAACAATTAGCGCCAATACCGCCAAGCTGGAAGACCGCAATCGCGAGGTGAATGACGTCAATGCTAGGCTCCTGGCGCAAATAGAGGAACGCAGGCAAATTGAGGACGAGCTGCGGCGCTCAAGAGAGCGTGTCGTGGAGGTTTCGGAAGCGCTCCGCCGCGACATCGCCAGCCACGTCCACGGATCGGTGCAGAACCGCCTTATCCTGCTCATGCACAGGCTATCGGAGCTGGGCCAGGCAGGGTCCAGGGAGGACGTTGACGCGGGATTAAGGGAGCTAAAGAGCAGCCTCAGCGATGTGATCGAGAATGAGGTCCGAGAGGTAAGCCGGCAGTTGTACCCTTCTATTCTGCGGCGCGGGCTCACACCCGCCCTGTTATCGCTAGCGGACCACGCGCAGCTGGCAATCGCAGTGGATGTGGAAATAGACCCTGTGATCAAGCAGCGGGAGCGCCAGGACAGCTCGTACATTCCGGAGAAGGTGCGACTCGCAGCGTTCCGCATCGCGGAGGAGGCGCTTTCCAATACCATTAAACACGCCGAGGCGAAACAGGTCTGGCTAGGCCTGGCTCTGGCTCCGGACGATGTTCTGGTGCTGACAATACGTGACGATGGCAAGGGGTTCCAGCCCGGCGCTGGCGACAGCGGTGCAGGAATGGGCATCATGAACGACTACGCCCAGGTTGCCGGCGGCGAGTGCCGGACCGAAAGCGCCGGAGGGGCTGGGACGAGAGTGGAGGCGCGCCTGCCCATATCAGGAATACCTGCCTCTTCAGACGACCGCAAGCTGACCGTCGGAACAGTTAACTGA
- a CDS encoding VTT domain-containing protein codes for MFRNDLDRISGLGYFGVFVVNMVASGTFFLPVPGLAAAFAAGGIWNPIAVGLAGALGSTIGELSGYLAGASSQSAIGSRLRQSRWYNKLQGWIERSGTLTLFIFAAVPNPLFDVAGFIAGSLKYHVGRFLFACGAGKAIKYVVVALAGYWGADVVLGWFS; via the coding sequence GTGTTCCGCAACGACCTGGACCGCATAAGCGGACTGGGGTATTTCGGTGTATTCGTCGTAAATATGGTGGCCAGCGGCACCTTCTTTCTGCCTGTGCCGGGCCTCGCAGCCGCGTTCGCCGCCGGGGGGATCTGGAACCCAATAGCTGTCGGCCTGGCAGGCGCACTTGGCTCCACGATCGGTGAGCTGTCCGGATACCTGGCCGGGGCAAGCTCGCAATCTGCTATCGGTTCTCGGCTGCGGCAGAGTCGCTGGTACAACAAGCTGCAGGGGTGGATCGAGAGAAGCGGAACGCTGACCCTGTTCATATTTGCCGCAGTGCCGAACCCGTTGTTCGACGTTGCGGGTTTCATCGCGGGGTCTTTGAAGTACCACGTTGGGCGTTTCCTATTTGCGTGCGGCGCCGGCAAGGCGATCAAGTACGTTGTCGTTGCGCTTGCCGGTTACTGGGGCGCGGACGTGGTACTTGGATGGTTCAGTTAA